The Hymenobacter sp. GOD-10R genome includes a window with the following:
- a CDS encoding Y-family DNA polymerase, producing the protein MFALVDGNNFYVSCERVFQPKLNEVPVVVLSNNDGAIISRSAEAKALGIGMGEPYFKLKPLLKQHQVRVFSSNYALYGDMSWRVTSYLASMVPEIEIYSIDECFLDLHGMERWHGDLEAFCRRIRAEVKRRTHIPTCVGIAPTKTLAKLANRLAKKRPELDGVLYLDSEQKRQWALEQIAVEDVWGIGRQYATKLYQLGVPTAAHLAKVSESWARKHLGAW; encoded by the coding sequence ATGTTCGCGTTAGTTGATGGCAACAACTTTTATGTGAGCTGTGAACGGGTTTTCCAACCCAAGCTGAATGAGGTACCCGTTGTAGTATTGAGTAACAACGATGGCGCCATTATCTCCCGCTCGGCTGAGGCGAAAGCCTTAGGTATCGGCATGGGGGAACCGTATTTTAAGCTCAAACCCTTACTGAAACAGCACCAGGTACGTGTGTTCTCATCCAACTATGCCTTATACGGGGACATGAGTTGGCGAGTGACGAGCTACTTGGCTAGCATGGTGCCCGAGATTGAGATCTACTCGATCGATGAATGCTTTCTGGATCTGCACGGCATGGAGCGCTGGCACGGGGACTTGGAGGCCTTCTGCCGACGCATTCGCGCCGAAGTCAAGCGACGCACACACATTCCCACCTGCGTGGGCATTGCACCGACGAAGACCTTGGCCAAACTAGCCAACCGCTTAGCCAAGAAGCGGCCGGAACTAGACGGGGTGCTCTACTTGGACTCTGAGCAGAAACGGCAGTGGGCGCTGGAGCAAATTGCCGTCGAAGACGTGTGGGGCATCGGTCGCCAGTACGCGACCAAGCTGTATCAGTTGGGCGTGCCAACTGCCGCGCACCTAGCCAAAGTATCTGAATCGTGGGCGCGCAAGCATCTGGGGGCGTGGTAG
- the umuD gene encoding translesion error-prone DNA polymerase V autoproteolytic subunit produces the protein MCEVVLLSVARRPLWLLFFESLVPAGFPSPAEDHHGVKLDLNRLLLPHPDSTYLVRVMGESMTGGESGIRDGALLAVDCHLRAQHDDVVIAVIDGEFTVKRLVQRGTIWWLVPDNPTFPSIEVTEPDLFDVWGVVTHVVTETRRGRLSSYVRVS, from the coding sequence ATGTGTGAAGTTGTATTGCTGTCTGTTGCTCGGCGGCCGTTGTGGCTGCTGTTCTTTGAATCGCTTGTGCCTGCTGGTTTTCCCTCCCCAGCAGAGGACCACCACGGAGTCAAGCTAGACCTGAATCGGCTACTCCTGCCACACCCAGACTCAACGTACCTAGTGCGGGTGATGGGGGAAAGTATGACCGGAGGTGAGTCTGGTATTCGGGATGGGGCTTTGCTGGCCGTGGATTGTCACCTACGTGCCCAACACGACGATGTAGTAATTGCCGTGATCGATGGAGAGTTTACCGTCAAGCGGTTGGTGCAACGAGGTACTATTTGGTGGCTCGTGCCCGATAACCCCACCTTTCCTTCCATTGAGGTGACTGAACCCGATCTGTTTGATGTGTGGGGCGTAGTGACGCACGTAGTGACCGAAACAAGGCGCGGGCGCCTGTCCAGCTATGTTCGCGTTAGTTGA
- a CDS encoding DUF2971 domain-containing protein translates to MIAYKYRGGYNFERDLTSIEESFFWASDIDSLNDPCEATFDTDKIKIELDTIVKLLGLANSKDVGQHLTGALDQFYKTTDLINKIGVFSLSKDNINDLLWAHYADSHKGFCVGYDIDILKSFAYTKHYPLDVSYTEKPSEFDMYDIMYLKQRGLNSFLQKMIGTKTDSWAYEKEIRIITDDFGKHMHDFRAIKSIYFGLRMPREQVELTMKRLSGRGIAYYTIVKGKNKFKLEAIPEEDICKDYPPYRYSISPVQEDPVSPQDLREEFKPYISYLYKAIEVHRRDPYCKEVCFATFSLTESKPNSPILFVNYINSEGLYLNKHYTLSEIDHIYNSITDL, encoded by the coding sequence ATGATAGCGTACAAATACCGTGGTGGTTATAATTTTGAGAGAGATCTAACCTCAATTGAAGAAAGCTTTTTTTGGGCTTCTGATATTGATAGTTTAAATGATCCCTGCGAAGCTACGTTCGACACTGACAAAATAAAAATAGAGTTAGATACTATTGTAAAATTACTGGGTTTAGCAAATAGTAAAGATGTTGGACAGCATTTAACAGGCGCTTTAGATCAATTTTACAAAACAACCGATTTAATTAATAAAATAGGGGTCTTTTCTTTGTCAAAAGATAATATTAATGATCTCCTCTGGGCGCATTATGCTGATTCCCACAAAGGTTTTTGTGTAGGATATGATATAGATATATTAAAAAGTTTTGCTTATACGAAGCACTACCCCCTAGATGTGTCGTACACAGAAAAGCCTAGCGAATTTGATATGTATGATATTATGTATCTTAAGCAAAGGGGGCTCAATTCCTTTTTGCAAAAAATGATAGGCACCAAAACAGATAGTTGGGCATATGAAAAAGAAATTCGGATCATTACAGATGATTTCGGGAAACATATGCATGACTTTCGCGCTATCAAATCCATCTATTTTGGGCTTAGAATGCCCAGAGAACAGGTGGAGTTAACAATGAAGCGTCTAAGCGGACGAGGTATTGCCTATTACACTATTGTGAAAGGGAAAAATAAATTTAAATTAGAAGCCATACCAGAAGAAGATATTTGCAAAGACTATCCCCCATATAGGTATTCTATTTCTCCAGTCCAAGAAGATCCGGTTTCTCCTCAAGACCTTAGAGAAGAATTTAAACCTTATATATCATACTTGTATAAGGCTATTGAGGTGCATAGGAGGGACCCGTATTGCAAAGAAGTATGTTTCGCTACATTTAGCCTAACAGAAAGTAAGCCTAACAGCCCTATTCTTTTCGTTAATTACATAAATAGTGAGGGCTTGTATCTAAATAAACATTATACATTAAGCGAGATTGATCATATATACAATTCAATAACAGACCTGTAA